From a region of the Paenibacillus lutimineralis genome:
- a CDS encoding carbohydrate ABC transporter permease — translation MNQKNRSWGTHLFDGLNLAILLVVSAVMIIPFIYIILISFATEQEVLSKSFLIFPTKFSLEGYRYIFSTPILLRSLAVTIGVTVIGTLVNLLLTVLMAYPLARKDLYGRRPVMLMVIFTMLFNAGIVPTFLIVKELHLTNTYWALIIPSAISAFNMIIIKNFFQQLPDGLEESAKIDGCNDLGILFRIVIPLSLPALATFSLFYAVTHWNTFLSAILYINDSKKWPIQVLLRQIVILSEKGLSDMNEAPPPPSKIINMAVIVFSTVPILSIYPFLQKHFAKGVLLGSVKG, via the coding sequence ATGAATCAAAAGAATCGAAGCTGGGGCACCCATCTGTTTGACGGACTTAATCTCGCCATCCTGCTAGTGGTATCAGCGGTGATGATCATTCCGTTCATTTACATCATCCTGATCTCCTTTGCGACCGAGCAGGAGGTGCTGTCCAAGAGCTTTCTTATATTTCCAACGAAATTTTCGCTGGAGGGATATCGTTATATTTTCTCAACTCCAATATTGCTTCGCAGCCTGGCGGTGACCATCGGGGTGACTGTGATCGGCACATTGGTGAACCTGCTCCTGACCGTGTTAATGGCCTATCCGCTTGCCCGCAAAGATCTCTATGGACGCCGCCCCGTCATGCTTATGGTTATCTTCACGATGTTATTTAACGCCGGGATCGTGCCTACTTTTTTGATTGTCAAAGAGCTGCACCTGACCAATACCTACTGGGCGCTTATTATTCCTAGCGCGATCAGTGCTTTTAATATGATCATCATCAAGAATTTCTTCCAGCAGCTGCCTGACGGCCTGGAGGAATCGGCCAAGATCGACGGTTGCAATGACCTTGGGATTTTATTCCGAATTGTCATCCCTCTTTCTCTGCCTGCATTGGCTACCTTTTCACTGTTTTACGCCGTAACGCATTGGAATACTTTTCTGAGCGCTATTTTGTATATCAATGATTCGAAAAAATGGCCAATCCAGGTCCTGTTAAGACAGATTGTGATTCTATCGGAAAAGGGGTTGTCTGATATGAATGAGGCGCCTCCTCCACCATCCAAGATTATCAATATGGCGGTTATCGTGTTCTCTACCGTTCCGATTCTGTCCATATACCCATTCTTGCAAAAGCACTTTGCCAAAGGAGTGCTGCTAGGTTCGGTTAAGGGATGA
- a CDS encoding extracellular solute-binding protein, producing MKQLSYKVFLMSLLTILAVASLSACGSNQEGKGSQAGGKLSFTMMNQYSSTEPPKADNPIIKKIEEYTNTKLNITWVPASAYNDKINVSIASNDLPQVLMIADTKSSSIINAERSGMFWEIGPYLKDYPNLSKYNTNEQVLNNISVDGKVYGLYRARALARQGITFRQDWLDNLGLQQPKTIDELYNVIRAFALDDPDKNGKDDTFGLVEAEDSGGAGSTGLLGFQTIASFFGAPNQWDIQDGKAVPEFMTEENMEAMKFYRKLYEEKLINQDFAATKISKQQEQFFQGKAGMLFTTLDFVITGGNELKKANPDAKIDIFSRIEGPKGERVFATTGYNGMFVFPKATVKSEAELKQLLGFFDKIVDDEMMYTWTWGIEGVHYTKGEDGEPTISDQTAYANEVSPLKQLPTYDGSLMIWKGKGEADNKFRTMMKDNEAIAISNPVEPLISQTAVEKGTELNKIIADARVKFIMGTLDEDGFNKEVKKWRSQGGDQMIQDYTELYAKQAEK from the coding sequence ATGAAGCAGCTAAGCTACAAAGTGTTCCTGATGAGTCTACTAACCATTCTGGCAGTAGCAAGTTTGTCAGCGTGCGGAAGTAATCAGGAAGGGAAGGGCTCACAGGCAGGCGGAAAGCTTTCATTTACCATGATGAACCAGTATTCCTCGACCGAGCCGCCCAAGGCCGACAACCCAATTATTAAGAAGATCGAGGAGTATACGAATACCAAGCTTAATATTACTTGGGTTCCCGCGTCTGCCTACAATGACAAGATCAACGTTTCTATCGCCTCCAATGATCTGCCTCAAGTATTGATGATAGCGGATACCAAGTCCTCATCTATTATTAATGCGGAGCGGTCGGGCATGTTTTGGGAGATTGGGCCTTATCTCAAGGACTATCCCAACCTGAGCAAGTACAACACCAATGAACAGGTATTGAACAACATATCGGTAGATGGCAAGGTTTACGGTTTGTACCGGGCCAGAGCGCTAGCTCGTCAGGGTATTACCTTCCGGCAGGATTGGTTAGACAATCTAGGCCTGCAGCAACCCAAGACCATCGATGAGCTCTACAATGTTATTCGCGCATTCGCGCTGGACGATCCGGACAAAAATGGAAAAGACGATACATTCGGACTGGTGGAAGCCGAGGATTCCGGCGGCGCTGGGTCAACAGGCCTACTGGGATTCCAGACCATCGCCTCCTTCTTCGGAGCGCCCAACCAATGGGATATTCAGGATGGAAAAGCAGTTCCCGAGTTTATGACAGAGGAAAATATGGAAGCCATGAAGTTCTATAGGAAGCTGTATGAGGAAAAGCTGATTAATCAGGATTTTGCGGCAACTAAAATCAGCAAGCAGCAAGAGCAATTCTTCCAGGGCAAGGCCGGGATGCTGTTCACAACCCTTGACTTCGTGATCACCGGAGGCAACGAGCTGAAGAAGGCTAATCCTGACGCCAAGATCGATATTTTCAGCAGAATTGAAGGGCCGAAGGGGGAGCGGGTATTTGCGACCACGGGGTATAATGGAATGTTTGTATTTCCGAAGGCTACAGTCAAGTCAGAGGCAGAACTGAAGCAGCTGCTTGGTTTCTTCGATAAAATCGTCGATGACGAAATGATGTACACCTGGACATGGGGAATTGAAGGGGTCCATTACACCAAGGGAGAGGACGGAGAACCGACCATCTCTGACCAGACAGCGTATGCCAATGAGGTATCTCCGCTGAAGCAGCTGCCTACCTATGATGGTTCGCTGATGATCTGGAAAGGGAAAGGGGAAGCGGACAATAAATTCCGCACGATGATGAAAGACAACGAGGCGATAGCTATATCCAACCCGGTGGAGCCTTTGATCTCTCAAACGGCTGTGGAAAAGGGGACGGAGCTGAACAAGATCATCGCTGACGCCCGTGTCAAATTCATTATGGGAACTCTGGATGAGGACGGCTTCAATAAAGAAGTGAAGAAGTGGCGCTCTCAGGGCGGGGACCAAATGATCCAGGATTATACGGAACTGTATGCAAAGCAGGCTGAGAAATAA
- a CDS encoding ABC transporter permease, translated as MNQSKGNLAIGISAPIRKRTYFWGQIRRNKWLYGMLAPGVLYFLLFKYAPMWGLLLAFKDYQPFLGFFGSNWVGMKHFERLFHDPAFWMLLRNTLVLAGYNILFFFPAPILLSLMINEVRQDKLKRAIQTVIYIPHFVSWVVVVGIAYTFFTIDGGLVNEAIMAMGGEKINFLASAGWFRPMITLEVIWKETGWGTIIFLAALAGVDPQLYEAAKMDGAGRLRQLWNVTLPAIRSTIVILFILRLGSFLDTGFEQIFLMLNPINREVGEVFDTYVYTAGITQGQFSFSTAVGLFKSLVGFVLVISSNWLAKRFGEEGVY; from the coding sequence ATGAATCAAAGCAAAGGAAATCTTGCGATTGGAATATCTGCCCCGATCAGAAAGAGAACCTATTTCTGGGGACAGATACGGAGAAACAAATGGCTATACGGGATGCTGGCTCCCGGGGTGCTTTACTTCCTATTATTCAAATACGCCCCGATGTGGGGACTTCTCTTGGCTTTCAAGGATTATCAGCCTTTCTTGGGCTTTTTCGGCAGTAATTGGGTGGGCATGAAACACTTCGAGCGGCTGTTCCATGACCCCGCGTTTTGGATGCTTCTGAGGAATACCCTAGTACTGGCCGGATACAATATTTTATTTTTCTTTCCGGCACCGATCCTGCTCTCTCTTATGATTAATGAAGTGCGCCAGGATAAATTAAAACGTGCCATACAGACCGTTATCTACATTCCGCATTTTGTCTCATGGGTCGTGGTCGTCGGCATCGCTTATACCTTCTTTACTATTGACGGCGGATTGGTGAATGAAGCCATCATGGCGATGGGAGGGGAGAAGATCAATTTTCTCGCTAGTGCGGGCTGGTTCAGGCCGATGATTACCTTGGAAGTCATTTGGAAGGAGACGGGCTGGGGAACGATTATATTCCTCGCAGCTCTGGCAGGGGTCGATCCTCAGCTATATGAAGCGGCAAAGATGGACGGTGCAGGAAGGCTGCGACAATTATGGAATGTGACGCTGCCAGCCATTCGCTCCACAATTGTCATTCTTTTCATCCTCCGGCTGGGAAGCTTCCTGGATACAGGCTTTGAGCAAATCTTCCTGATGCTGAATCCGATTAACCGCGAGGTGGGAGAAGTGTTTGATACTTATGTATATACGGCGGGGATCACGCAAGGACAGTTCAGCTTCAGCACCGCTGTTGGTCTTTTCAAATCGCTGGTTGGATTTGTATTAGTCATCAGTTCCAACTGGTTGGCCAAAAGATTCGGCGAGGAAGGGGTGTATTAA